The window TGACGGTGAGGATGTGTCCGTCTCCGACGATCACCAGGTCGATGACCGAGGCATCGTCCGACAGCTGGATGCCGCGCACACCACAGGCCGTACGGCCCATGGGGCGCACATCGCGCTCCTTGAAGCGGATCACCTTGCCGGCGTCGGTGAACAACATGACGTCGCTGTCGCCATCGGTCAGTGCGACCCCCACCAGCTGGTCGTCCTGGCGCAGGTCGAGCGCAATGATGCCGCTGGCACGCGGGCGCGAGAATTCCTCCAGCGGCGTTTTCTTGACCGTGCCCAGACGCGTGGCCATGAACACATACCGGCCTTCGGAGAACTCCTTGATCGGCAGCACTGCGCTGATGCGCTCGCCCTGCTCCAGCGGCAGCAGGTTCACGATCGGCTTGCCGCGCGAACCGCGGCTGGCCTGCGGCAGCTGGTACACCTTGAGCCAGTAGACCTTGCCCAGGCTGGAGAAGCACAGCAGCGTGTCATGGGTGTGCGTGACCCACAGCTTCTCGATGAAATCCTCTTCCTTGGTGGTGGCGGCGGTCTTGCCACGCCCGCCGCGACGCTGCGCACGGTACTCGTCCAGCGGCTGCCACTTGGTATAGCCCTCGTGCGACAGCGTGACGACTACGTCCTGCGGGGTGATCAGATCCTCGAGCGCGAGGTCCTCGTGGGAGTCCAGGATCTCGGTGCGGCGGGCGTCGCCATACTGCTCCTTGAGCGCCAGCAGTTCTTCGCGGATCACCTGCATCAGGCGCGCGTCGGAACCCAGAATCTCCAGCAGGCGGCCGATCAGCGCCAGCAGTTCCTGGTACTCGGTGTGGATCTTGTCCTGCTCCAGCCCCGTCAGGCGATGCAGGCGCAGGTCCAGGATCGCCTGGGCCTGCTCCTCGGACAGATGGTAGCCGTCGGGCTTGAGCCCGTACTCCGGCGCCAGGTCCTGCGGGCGCGAGACCTCGGCGCCGGCGCGCTCCAGCATGGCGGTCACCGGGCCCGGCGCCCAGACGCGCGCCATCAGGCCTGTCTTGGCCTCGGCCGGGCCGGCGGAGGACTTGATCAGCGCGATCATCTCGTCGATGTTGGCCAGCGCCACCGACAGGCCTTCCAGCACGTGGGCGCGGGCACGGGCCTTCTTGAGGTCGAAGCGCGTGCGGCGTGTGACCACCTCGCGGCGGTGGCGGATGAAGGCCTCGAGCAGTTGTTTGAGGTTGAGCAGCTTCGGCTGGCCGTCATCCAGCGCGACCATGTTGATGCCGAACACGCTCTGCAGCGCGGTTTGCTGGTATAGGTTGTTGAGCACCACCTCGGCGTTCTCGCCGCGGCGCAGCTCGATGTATATGCGCATGCCGTCCTTGTCGGACTCGTCGCGCAGATCGGTGATGCCCTCGAGCTTCTTCTCGCGCACCAGCTCGGCCATGCGCTCGAGCAGGCGCGCCTTGTTCACCTGGTAAGGCAGCTCGGTGACGATGATGGCCTGCTTGTCCTGGCCGACGTCCTCGAAGTGCGTGCGGCCGCGCAGCACGATGCGGCCGCGCCCGGTGTGATAGGCCTCGAGAATGCCGCGGGCCCCGCTGATCAGGCCGGCAGTGGGGAAATCCGGCCCCGGAATATGCTGCATCAGGCCCGGAATGTCGATCTGCGGGTTGTCGATGAGCGCCACACAGGCGTTGACCACCTCTCCCAGGTTGTGCGTCGGGATGTTGGTGGCCATGCCCACCGCGATACCGGCGCTGCCGTTGATCAGCAGATTTGGCACCAACGCCGGCAGCACCGCCGGTTCCAGTTCGGATTCGTCATAGTTGGGGACGAAGTCGACCGTTTCTTTGTCGATGTCGGCCAGCAGCTCGTGCGCCAGCCTCGACATGCGCACCTCGGTGTAGCGCATGGCCGCCGGTGCATCGCCGTCCACCGAGCCGAAATTGCCCTGCCCGTCCACCAGCAGGTAGCGCATCGAAAACGGCTGCGCCATGCGCACCATGGTGTCGTACACCGCCGTGTCGCCGTGCGGGTGGTATTTGCCGATGACGTCGCCGACGATGCGCGCGGATTTCTTGTACGGTTTGTTCCAGTCGTTGCCCAGCTCGCGCATGGCGTACAGCACGCGCCGGTGCACGGGCTTCAGGCCGTCGCGCACGTCCGGCAGGGCGCGTCCCACGATCACGCTCATGGCGTAATCCAGATAGGACTGCCGCATCTCGTCTTCGAGATTGATCTGCAGGATTTCCTTGGCGACGTCGTCAGCCATTATTCGGCCCGTGGGCTTGGGGGCGATACCCCGCAAAACCCCCTGTTTTTGTAAGGTTTTGGAACACTGGACGGGGCGCAAAAATGCGCCCCGTTAAAGTGCAAAATCATACCACAGGGACACGGCTCGCCGTAGTCCCTGCACGCCTCGGAATCGGGGCTCAAACCGCCAGCTGGGGGATCAGTTTTTCGAGCAGTCGGCGCACACCGGCCATGCCCTGCTCGATGCAGTCGGCGATCTCGGCGTGGATGTCGCCGGAGCCCAACCCGGCCGCCCAGTTCACCACCACCGCGCAGCAGGCATAGTCCAGCCCGAGCTCGCGCGCCAGTCCGGCCTCGGGCATACCGGTCATGCCGACGATGTCGCAACCGTCGCGGGCCATGCGCCGGATCTCGGCGATGCTCTCCAGCCGCGGCCCCTGGGTGGCGCCATAAACGCCCTGCTCCACTGCGTCGAGCCCGAGCGCGCGCGCTGCGGCGATGAAACGCTCGCGCAATGCCGGACTATACGGATGGGTAAAATCCACGTGCTGCACATGCTCGGTGCTGCCATCCGCGAAGCTGTGCTCGCGACCCCAGGTGTAGTCGATGACCTGGTCGGGGAACACCAGCCGCGCTGGCCGCATATCGGGCGTGATACCGCCCACCGCGGCCACCGCCATCACGCGTTTCACGCCGATGCGGTGCAGTGCCCAGAGATTCGCGCGGTAATTGACCTTGTGCGGCGGGATGCGATGGTCCTCGCCGTGCCGGGCCAGGAAGGCCAGCCGGTGGCCGTGCAGCTCGCCGACGCTGACCGGCCCGGACGGCTCGCCGTACGGCGTCCGTATCGTGCGGCGCTCGGTGATCTGCAGACCCGGCAGCCGATCCAGGCCGGTGCCGCCGATCACGGCGAAGTGCAGCGTCACGGCTACAGGCCCTTGACGGCGTAAATGCCCGGCGCGAAGCGCAGGAAGTTGCGGTAGTCCATGCCGCCGCCGAACACATAGCGGTCCGGCACCGTCAGGCCGATGAAATCGGCCCGCGCCTCGGGATGGCGGCGCGCATGCCGCTTTTCGGCCAGCACGGCGGTATAGAGCGCAGCCACGCCCTGCGCACGCACCGCCTTCTGGATCGCGGCCAGCGTATGGCCCTCGTCGAGGATGTCGTCGATGATCAGAACCGTGCGCCCCTCCAGGCGGGTCGAGGGACTGACCTTCC is drawn from Nevskiales bacterium and contains these coding sequences:
- the gyrA gene encoding DNA gyrase subunit A, producing MADDVAKEILQINLEDEMRQSYLDYAMSVIVGRALPDVRDGLKPVHRRVLYAMRELGNDWNKPYKKSARIVGDVIGKYHPHGDTAVYDTMVRMAQPFSMRYLLVDGQGNFGSVDGDAPAAMRYTEVRMSRLAHELLADIDKETVDFVPNYDESELEPAVLPALVPNLLINGSAGIAVGMATNIPTHNLGEVVNACVALIDNPQIDIPGLMQHIPGPDFPTAGLISGARGILEAYHTGRGRIVLRGRTHFEDVGQDKQAIIVTELPYQVNKARLLERMAELVREKKLEGITDLRDESDKDGMRIYIELRRGENAEVVLNNLYQQTALQSVFGINMVALDDGQPKLLNLKQLLEAFIRHRREVVTRRTRFDLKKARARAHVLEGLSVALANIDEMIALIKSSAGPAEAKTGLMARVWAPGPVTAMLERAGAEVSRPQDLAPEYGLKPDGYHLSEEQAQAILDLRLHRLTGLEQDKIHTEYQELLALIGRLLEILGSDARLMQVIREELLALKEQYGDARRTEILDSHEDLALEDLITPQDVVVTLSHEGYTKWQPLDEYRAQRRGGRGKTAATTKEEDFIEKLWVTHTHDTLLCFSSLGKVYWLKVYQLPQASRGSRGKPIVNLLPLEQGERISAVLPIKEFSEGRYVFMATRLGTVKKTPLEEFSRPRASGIIALDLRQDDQLVGVALTDGDSDVMLFTDAGKVIRFKERDVRPMGRTACGVRGIQLSDDASVIDLVIVGDGHILTVSERGYGKRCEIGEYPVQGRGGQGVRALDLTDKTGKLVAAIQVQNGDEIMLISSSGSLVRTGVNEISVMGRNTQGVMLKRVEEDERLVGVDRIAAEANGEAEE
- a CDS encoding S-methyl-5'-thioinosine phosphorylase, with amino-acid sequence MTLHFAVIGGTGLDRLPGLQITERRTIRTPYGEPSGPVSVGELHGHRLAFLARHGEDHRIPPHKVNYRANLWALHRIGVKRVMAVAAVGGITPDMRPARLVFPDQVIDYTWGREHSFADGSTEHVQHVDFTHPYSPALRERFIAAARALGLDAVEQGVYGATQGPRLESIAEIRRMARDGCDIVGMTGMPEAGLARELGLDYACCAVVVNWAAGLGSGDIHAEIADCIEQGMAGVRRLLEKLIPQLAV
- a CDS encoding hypoxanthine-guanine phosphoribosyltransferase produces the protein MPKNEQTAETPAAHALAVLGEADRLFTAAEVSVAYDRLASEIGARLNGSNPLVLCVMIGGMVPTVEILRRLEWPYELDYLHATRYQGETRGSSIVWKVSPSTRLEGRTVLIIDDILDEGHTLAAIQKAVRAQGVAALYTAVLAEKRHARRHPEARADFIGLTVPDRYVFGGGMDYRNFLRFAPGIYAVKGL